One stretch of Tepiditoga spiralis DNA includes these proteins:
- the amrA gene encoding AmmeMemoRadiSam system protein A gives MFGEHPYVKWAIKVIENYIKNGIKINIDNNLPEELFIRKAGCFVTLHNSDGSLRGCIGTIEPVYENLAKEIRENAISAATTDPRFPAVSINELEDIQVTVDILSQLEYVEDTEELDPSYYGIVVESGWRRGVLLPDLEGIDSIEKQIKVAKMKAGIYGNEPLDIYKFSVERLY, from the coding sequence ATGTTTGGAGAACACCCTTATGTAAAATGGGCAATAAAGGTAATAGAAAATTACATAAAAAATGGAATTAAAATAAATATAGATAATAATCTTCCAGAAGAACTTTTTATAAGAAAAGCTGGTTGTTTTGTAACTTTACACAACTCTGATGGAAGTTTAAGAGGCTGCATAGGAACTATTGAACCTGTTTATGAAAATTTAGCTAAAGAAATAAGAGAAAATGCTATTTCAGCTGCTACAACAGATCCAAGATTTCCTGCAGTTTCAATTAACGAACTCGAAGATATACAAGTAACTGTCGATATACTTTCACAATTAGAGTATGTCGAAGATACAGAAGAATTAGATCCAAGTTATTATGGAATAGTTGTTGAAAGTGGCTGGCGAAGAGGTGTTTTATTACCAGATCTAGAAGGGATCGATTCTATTGAAAAACAAATAAAAGTTGCAAAAATGAAGGCAGGAATTTATGGAAATGAACCATTAGACATATATAAATTTTCAGTAGAAAGGCTTTATTAA